A window from Carassius carassius chromosome 40, fCarCar2.1, whole genome shotgun sequence encodes these proteins:
- the LOC132122345 gene encoding ectonucleoside triphosphate diphosphohydrolase 1-like: MDEQGGKNPWNRPVAIFLAAITAVIIIMVAISVVQNKPLHQKYKYGIVLDAGSSHTSVFIYEWPAEKENNTGMVRQKHTCNVKGKGISSYSANPQGAGASLQECMEEAMQKIPAHRHPETPVYLGATAGMRLLRMEDEKASDKVLDSVAQSLKSYPFSYRGARIISGQEEGAFGWITVNYLSENLRKPTGTLGALDLGGASTQITFIPQQKIESTNNSIDFRLYGNDYHLYTHSFLCYGKDQALKISMGKILESAIEAYKTGPTELRDPCFHPGYNDSKTVSSFFNSPCVEKVKLPNENFFHMGLGNWSQCQQSIRTIFNTGICPYTRCSFNGVFQPSVYGDFGAFSAFFFVMDFLNLTSGTLTTTKQKLEAYCSTPWNKIVENHPQINKKYLSEYCFSATYILTLLEDGYKFTSDNWKDIRFIKKIGDSDAGWTLGYMLNLTNMIPAEAPDTPLMPYGGYVTFMILFLLLILLLLFLVCFYFHRSNRTAQKDII, from the exons gtAAGAACCCATGGAACAGGCCAGTGGCCATCTTTCTGGCTGCTATCACTGCGGTGATCATCATCATGGTGGCCATTTCTGTCGTCCAGAACAAGCCTTTACACCAGAAATACAAA TATGGAATAGTTCTGGATGCAGGTTCCTCCCACACCTCTGTGTTCATCTATGAATGGCCAGCTGAAAAGGAGAACAACACTGGCATGGTACGACAGAAGCACACCTGTAACGTGAAAG GCAAAGGCATTTCCAGTTACTCTGCTAATCCACAGGGGGCTGGTGCATCTCTGCAGGAGTGCATGGAGGAAGCCATGCAGAAAATACCGGCACACAGACACCCTGAAACCCCTGTGTACCTGGGAGCCACAGCAGGCATGAGACTGCTCAG gatgGAGGATGAAAAAGCCTCAGATAAGGTACTGGACTCAGTAGCACAATCACTGAAGAGCTACCCCTTCTCCTATCGGGGAGCTCGTATCATCTCAGGCCAAGAAGAGGGAGCTTTCGGATGGATTACAGTCAATTACCTGAGCGAAAACTTGAGAAAG CCCACAGGGACGCTTGGAGCTCTGGACCTCGGTGGAGCGTCTACTCAGATAACCTTCATACCTCAACAGAAAATTGAATCAACTAACAATTCTATTGACTTCAGGCTGTACGGAAACGATTATCACCTGTACACCCATAGCTTTCTCTGTTACGGGAAGGACCAAGCTCTCAAGATTTCTATGGGCAAGATATTAGAATCAGCAATTGAAGCTTACAAG ACAGGCCCCACTGAGTTAAGAGATCCTTGCTTTCACCCTGGATATAACGACAGCAAGACAGTTTCAAGTTTCTTCAATTCACCCTGTGTGGAAAAAGTGAAACTGCCAAATGAAAACTTCTTCCATATGGGGCTTGGGAATTGGTCTCAGTGCCAACAATCAATCAGAACGATTTTTAATACAGGCATTTGTCCTTACACAAGATGCTCTTTTAATGGTGTTTTCCAGCCTTCTGTCTATGGAGATTTTGGG GCCTTTTCAGCTTTCTTCTTTGTGATGGACTTTTTGAATCTGACAAGTGGTACTTTAACCACTACAAAGCAGAAGCTAGAAGCGTACTGTTCTACACCATGGAACAAG aTTGTTGAAAATCATCCCCAAATAAATAAGAAGTACCTTTCGGAATACTGCTTCTCAGCAACCTACATTCTCACCCTTCTGGAAGATGGATACAAATTCACCTCCGACAACTGGAAAGACATCAGGTTCATTAAGAAG ATAGGAGACAGTGATGCAGGCTGGACATTAGGTTACATGCTTAACCTGACCAACATGATCCCCGCTGAAGCTCCAGACACGCCGCTGATGCCTTATGGGGGATATGTCACATTTATGATCCTCTTCTTACTCCTGatacttcttcttctttttctggtCTGTTTCTATTTCCATCGGTCCAATAGAACAGCTCAGAAAGACAtaatttaa